A genome region from Blautia coccoides includes the following:
- a CDS encoding ROK family glucokinase, with the protein MAAWCFGIDLGGTSVKCALFQTDGTVEEKWEIKTRVENEGKEILPDIAKTILKKMEEKKIEKENVTGVGIGIPGPVNENGEIPCAVNLHWGRKNIEKELADLTGLVVKAGNDANVAALGEMWKGGGEGSKNLILVTLGTGVGGGIIVNEKMVTGAHGAGGEIGHASVEINEEEACNCGNKGCLEQYASATGIARLARRAMASCQDESVLRGIGNVTAKDVFDAYKEGDALAAQVVDQFSRYLGNALAVFSCVADPDVIVIGGGVSKAGQVLIDCVEKYYRQYAFTACKDTKIKLATLGNDAGIYGAAKLILSK; encoded by the coding sequence ATGGCTGCATGGTGTTTTGGAATAGATTTGGGAGGAACCAGTGTAAAATGCGCCCTGTTTCAGACAGATGGAACCGTGGAGGAAAAGTGGGAGATCAAAACCCGCGTGGAGAACGAAGGAAAAGAAATTCTTCCGGATATTGCTAAAACGATTCTGAAGAAGATGGAAGAGAAAAAAATTGAAAAAGAAAATGTAACCGGTGTGGGAATCGGAATTCCCGGACCTGTAAATGAAAACGGAGAGATTCCCTGTGCAGTTAATCTTCACTGGGGAAGGAAGAATATCGAAAAGGAACTGGCAGACTTGACAGGTCTTGTGGTAAAGGCCGGAAATGACGCAAATGTGGCAGCCCTGGGCGAGATGTGGAAGGGCGGAGGAGAAGGCTCTAAAAACCTGATTCTGGTCACTCTGGGAACCGGTGTTGGCGGTGGTATCATTGTTAATGAAAAAATGGTGACAGGCGCTCACGGAGCCGGCGGTGAGATCGGACATGCATCTGTGGAGATAAATGAGGAAGAGGCTTGTAACTGCGGCAACAAAGGATGTCTGGAACAATATGCTTCAGCAACGGGTATAGCCAGACTGGCAAGGCGTGCTATGGCATCCTGCCAGGATGAGTCTGTACTGCGCGGTATTGGGAATGTGACCGCAAAGGATGTCTTTGACGCCTATAAAGAGGGAGATGCCCTGGCTGCTCAGGTGGTGGATCAGTTTTCGCGTTATCTGGGCAACGCTCTGGCTGTGTTTTCCTGTGTTGCAGACCCGGATGTGATCGTGATCGGCGGCGGTGTTTCCAAGGCCGGACAGGTTTTGATCGACTGTGTTGAAAAATACTACAGACAGTATGCATTTACAGCCTGCAAAGACACAAAGATCAAGCTGGCAACTCTGGGCAATGATGCGGGCATTTACGGTGCAGCTAAATTGATCCTGAGTAAATAA